Part of the Tenacibaculum sp. SZ-18 genome, TTATTATTCAGTAAAAAAAACACCACCTAGTTTTTGGCTTTTAAGCGTATTTATAGTTTTAACAGGTTTTTTATTTTCTCTTGATGATTACACTCTCTTAGGAATGCTTTGTTTATTTGGTTTGCGATTATCTTGGTTAAAGTTAATGTTTGACATAAATACGAAGATTAATAAGAGTATTCTTCTTGTAACTTTTGCCATAGCAACTGTTTTATCAAGTATTGTTTTATACTTGCTATATACAGACTCAATTTTTTATTATTTATCAATTTTAACTACAGTTGGTTTGGTGTTAATATTGTCTACAGCCTTTTCACTATTTACAACGAAAGGAATGAATTTTGGTAACAAAGAAATGCTATTTGCAGTTGCTATTTTTATTATTTCAGACGCATTATCAGGGTCTAAAAAAATCATGGGAACTTCAGTTTTTTATGTAATATTAAGTGTAGTACTTTACAATACGGCCTATTATTTTCTTATGAGAGCTCTAATAAAAAATTATAAGTCTAGTTAACTTTTGATAGTATAACTTATTGTGAAATTTGATATGTATATGGATAATTTTTCCTGATTTTACATTCTTTAATAAATATTAAATTTTTCTTTAATTTCATTAAAACTCATTTTAGCATATTCACTTTTCTGTCTTGCCGATATCGACTGGGAACTTTTTATAATAACATACCTGTATTCCATAAAAAACGTAAATACTTTTGTGCCAGAGTCAGTCGAACTTACTCGCACTTGAATACCTGTTTCATTTGTTCCCTCAAATAGTCCGAATGTATAATATTCATTTTGATCGGAAAAAAAATAGGGTAAGGCGTAAATGCCTCTACTTTCTATTGATTCGTTTGTCCTACCATATACAAGCACAACATCTGTATCAGGGTTTAATTCCGATTCAGTTAGAACATCTAAGCCCATTAAATTTGTAACCTGAGCACCATTTATTGTGTAATTAGCTGTAATCCAATCTGAATAAAATACGTTTGCGGAGCCAGCTTCTCCTTGGGGACCTGTATCTCCGGTGACACCTTGTTCTCCTTGTGGTCCTTCAATTCCTTGTTCGCCATCCTCACCACTACATGAAAAAATTATCAATGAAAATATTATTGCCAAAGAAAGTTTTATTGTGTTATGTATCGTTATCATTTCTTTTGTTTTAAAATAATAAAGTAAATTTAGTAGGAACAAAGTGCAGGAGTATCCAGTATTCTTGAATATCAAAAAAATCGGATAGTGAAGAAGATTTATCTATTGATAAATTTATACATCAATCCAAACTTAGTTTTGAGACGATATGTTTCATTTTATTCTCCTTTTTCTCATTAATTTTTAAGACGATAATCATACGTAAGAAGTAAAAGATTTATTCTTTGATTATGAAGGAAATTAGTTTGAGCTACTTTAGCTTACTTTTATTGTTTACTTCATTGTTAATTATTGCTAATAGTAATTAGCTAGATTACTATAGAGCGAGCTATTTAGGAAATTCTATTATTAATTGCTGTGTTTCTGAAAATTTGCTTTGATATGTTAACTTTGTATTTACCAGAAACTACTGATCTATTGATTGTGTTTTAGGTAAAGCAAAACCATCATTTTCAATACTATGAAGATCAATCAATGTAGATCGATTTAAAAAATCATCCCATTTGGTGAAATGTTTGAATATGAATTAGTTAACAATTATAATAATATCTAAGACTATTATTCCAGTTTTAGGACCCAGAAGTTGTCATCTCCCGTTGCTCCCTCTCCTTGTCCGGAAATATTAGTATACCAACTACCAGCAACAATATATCCTCCATCTTGTGATTGTTCTACTGAATATGGTATGTCATCACCAATACCACCTATATTTTTTTGCCATAAAACTTCACCGTTGGATCCCATTTTAAGAATTAAGAAGTCAAATGCGCCACTATTTTGTGTAACATCAATATCACTTGAACGAGATCCTCCGATGGCAATATAGCCCCCGTCTACTGTTTGTTTCACTTCATTTAAGCCGTCAACATCACTTCCTCCAAACACTTTTTTCCATGTTATATCACCTTCATTATTAGTTTTAATGACTATGGCATCTAAACTACCATTATTTGCCCCAATATCACCATCGCCCGATCTAGAGTATCCTGAGATAATATATCCATTATCTGAGGTTTCTGAAACAGAAGCGATTTCTTCATTTTCTGTTCCAACATAGAACTTTTCCCATTGTAAAACTCCATCATAATTTAATTTAAAGATCCACATATTTCTTTTGTCCTTTGATGATTCGCTAAAACCTCCAATAATATATCCAAGATCAGTTGTTTCATCGATTGACATTGCAATATCTCTCATTTCATACCCTAAATTTTGTTGCCAAAGTAATTCGCCTTCATTAGATAATTTCACAACCCATGCATCTGATTGCCCAAGCACATTGAAATTATCAGAACTAGTATAACCAACGGCAATAAATGAACCGTCGGAGGTTTCTATGATTGATTCTAGAATATCATCCTTTGAACCTCCGATGCTTGTACTCCATATAATATTCCCTCCGCTATCAAGTTTAAAAACTAAAAAATCACGCATACCGTTGTTGGTCGAAACATCACCACCAACTGAGCTTGAAAACGCCCCAACAATAATACCGCCGTCTTTTGTTTCTTTTATGTCATGAATTACATCCTGATCTGAACCTCCAAAACTTTTTTCCCAAATTAATTTTCCTGAATAATCCAGTTTTACAATCCAACAATCGGTTCCTCCCATATTCGAAGAAATATCTCCGTCTACAGAGTCTGTGGAACCAGCGACAAGATATCCTAAATCGTTTGTTTGAATTACTGCGTACGCAACATCTGTATTGGATCCTCCCAATGATTTTTGCCAGGAGATTTGTACATCATCACTAGTATTTGTTATGGTAGTAAATGAAAAGTTACGTTCTGTAATTCCGTTTCTCTCATCGTTTGCTATAACACGCCCAGTGTAGCTTGTCTCATGAGCTAATTTTTCAATTAAGAATTCAGTAGTTTTTAAACCAGAGGAAATTTCGTTGCCATTAAAATATATTGAATATGATACAATATCTCCATCAGGATCAATTGAATCAGACCAAGTAAGCAGCGCACTAGAACTGGTAATATTTGTAACATTTATCGTAAAGTTCCCTGGATTTTGATTAGTAGTTGTAATGTCATTACTAATTTCACTACTACAGCCAAACATCAATGCTGTAATCAAAATATATACATTAAATAATTTATACATTTTTTATTTACAAAGGTATGTTTGAATTGATCGATAAATATCCAAAAGTATTGATAGTCAAAATATTCGGACATATTAGGTGGTTTTTCTGTAAATGCTTGGTGAAATTCCTACCATTTTTTTAAATGCACTATAAAATGTAGATTTTGAGTTAAACCCAGACTCGAGACCAATACTAATAACAGTATAGTTTAAAAAACGATTATTAGTAAGTTTTAACTTTGCATCTTCAACTCTAAAAGAATTAATATAATCTGCAAAATTTTTTCCAGTTATGGTGTTTATAAGTTGAGATAGATAATTCCCGCTTATTTTGAGTTGATTAGCTATATTTATTAAACTGATATTTGGGTCTCTAAATATTTTTTCTTTTGTCATTAGTATTTCTAACTTTTTAAAATACTTATTATCTCCAGTTATATTAATTGAGCTTTTTTGATTTATAACTTGTTTTAATTTAAGTTCAGTTAATTTGGCAATTAAGTGAAACAAGTATACATGATTATCAGTAAAAAAAGCTTTTTGGGAGTGTTCAGAGTCTAACACACCAATAATATTATTATCAATATAAATAGGAACAGTTAATTCTGATTTTCTTTTTAGATCATCTTTAATATAAATATTGGAAAGAGTAACATCATCAATACGGTTATATTTACCTGTTTTTGCTGTTTTTCCTACATAGCCGTTACCTACTTTAATTTTTAAAGGACTTATAATTTTCTTTTTGCAATCGGTTTTGTTCCCATATGCAGCTTTTTGGACTAAATATTTTTTTTCTCTATCCAGCATATAAATAACACAATCTTCCAGATTTAAATATGAAATACAATTTTCAGTAATATCCCAGAGGACTTCACTTATAGTATTTTTATCATATAGTGATGTTGCAAAGTAGCTTAAAATAGTTAGTGTTTCTAATGGATTAGTTAATAGTAGTTCCTCATTAAATTCCGAAAGTGAATTTTTAAGAAAATATGGAATATTTTCCAAAGAATAACTAAATTTTTGAGCCTTGTGTGTTGTGTCCATTTTATTTATTTTTTATTGTAGTATTTCATATGTGAATATTTATACTCAATTAAATGTGTGTTGCTTTTATAAAAAGCAATTTAGTACTGTAAACAAAATAAGTCTTGGAGGCTAGTTACTTATTCTTGGATATTTGTTACTTGTTTTAAATAAAATGTTATTCTTAAGGTTTTAGAAATAATTTTTTCTGAATTCAGAGGGTGATTTTTTGAATTCTTCCTTGAAAACCCGAGTAAAGTAAGCTGGGTCTTTGAAGCCAACCTGGTATGCAATTTCTGATATCGTATATTTATGATTGTGGAGTAATTCTTTACTTTTTTGTAAACGAATTCTTCTAATAAATTTGTTGGGAGGTAGTCCAGTTAGATTTTTTATTTTTCGAAATAAATGAATTCTACTTATGTTTAATTTTTCGGCGAAATCAGGAACTCCAAATTCATCATTATCCAATTCCTTATGAATTATTTGAATTGCTTTCGACATAAACGAATCGATTTTTTTATTTTTAGATAAAGATGTTATTTCTTCGTTTTTATATTTTTTCTGTAGCTTTTTTCTGGAGTTGATTATATTCTCAATACGAAGTATCAGTGTTTCTCTATTAAATGGTTTTATAATATAATCTTCAGCACCTGTTTTTAATCCTTTCAATTTACTTTCTCGACTCGATTTAGAAGTTAGAAATATTAGAGGAATATGATTAGTAACCTCGTTTTCTTGTATTTTTTTACTCAGTTCTATTCCATCTAATTCAGGCATCATTATGTCAGATAATATTAAATCTGGTAAATGTTTTTTACATAAATCCCAAGCAATTTTCCCATTAGCTGCTTTAAGTAGATTATATTTACTTGATAAGCAAAAGTTCATATAATCCATAACTTCTTCGTTATCTTCAGCAATTAGAATGATGGGACGTTGATCATTCTCATCAAAAACGAAATCGTGATTACTAAAATTTGCTTTAGGTTTTGGTAGTTCAAATGGTGCTATTATGGAAATAGTTGTTCCTTTGTGTTTTTTGCTTTTTACACGAATAGTACCTTTCAAAAGATTCACTAGTTCCTTAGTTAAAGTGAGTCCTAATCCAACACCCTGTTTATTTAAAGGTTTTTCTTTACTAAAGGGATTAAACAGTTGAGAAAGAAACTTTTCATTCATGCCAATTCCATTATCACGTACTTTAATTTCTAGATTTTGTGATTGCTCTAGGACACTTACAGAAACATCTATTTTTCCATTTATTCTATTGTATTTAATAGAATTAGAGATAAGATTAGATATAATTTTCCTCCATTTATCCTCATCAAATAACAACTCTTTTTTTGCGTGTGAACTTTTAAAATTTATACAAATTCCTTTCTCAACGGCCATAGAGTTAAATGAATTACACAGGTATTTAGCAAAAGCAATGAAATCACCTTGATTAAGTTGAACATCTAATTTATTATCCTGCATTTGAGCAATTTCGAGTATCTTTTGAACCTGGTTTGATAAATGATGGGTTTGATTTTCAATTTGAGTAAGATGTTTACTTGTTTTAGATTTTTGAGAATGATTTTGATCGCTTTTTATTTGATCAGTTGCTCCCAAAATTATAGTAAGAGGAGTTCTAAATTCGTGTGCAATTTGATTAAACCAACGTGTTTTTGCTTTCGATAAATTCGATATAAATTCCTTTTCGGTTTTTGCTATTTTATTTTTCACTTGGATTTTATAAAAGGCGAAAATCGATAATCCAATAAGTAAAGTATAAATTAAATATGCTATATCTGTTTTATACCAAGATGGGATTACGGTGATGCTAATCGGATTATAAGTTCCAATAAGTTGATCGTTATAAGTTGCTTTTATTTCCAAATTATAGTTTCCTTTAGGAATAGAGGATAGGGTAATTTCACCAATATCTTGAGGAGGAAGCCAATTTTTGTGTAAACCATTTAGCTTAAAATGATACTTAATTTTTTGTTGGTTTTCGAAAGATATAGTTTGAAATTTAAAACGAATACTTTGATCTTTTGGTTCAATGAATAAAGTATTTTTATAGGTCTTATTTTGTTTTGGAAATTTATAAACTAAATTGGTATCTCTTCTAAATTTAGTAAGAGATTCCCAAATTATAGATCTTGATTTAGCTGTATTTGAGATAAGGTTTTTTGGATTGAAAAATTGCAGTCCTCCTTCACTTCCAAGCCAAATATTACCATTGCTATCCATGAGTTTAGAACTAATTAACATTGAATTATTATATAAACCATCCGAAGCCATAAAACTTTCGAATTTTTCAGAATTAATATCAAAAGATAAAATACCGTGACTTACCGTACTTAACCATAATCTTCCATTTTTATCGCTTAGTACAGATAGAATTTTATCATTTGGCATATATTCATTCCTTATATATCTTTTGAATGTATTGTTTTTCTTATCCATTTTATTGAGTCCACCATCCGTACCAATCCATATCGTGCCATTCTCGTCCTGTTCAATAGATTGTATCAAATTAGAGCTGATAGAGTTATGATTATTAGGATTATGGGTATGAGATATAAAGGAAAAATTGCTAGATGCGTTTAATTTACTCAGATTTGAAATCTGAAGTAATCCTGAACTTATTGTTGCTAACCATAAATTATCGCTATTATCTTTAAAAATATCTATAATTCCAATGTTCTTTTTAAATACTTTTATTTCAAAAGCAGTTCCTTTTTTAGGATTATAAACTACTAGTTTGTCCCATTGTGAAATCCATAAACGTTGGTTTCTATCTTCAATAATTTTCCAGCAAGCATCTTTTTGTAAATTTATAGTGGCAAGAGACACCGACTCGATATTATTTTGATTAGGGTTTATTTTGAGTAGTGATGTATTATTCTTTGCATTTTTACCGACAGTGTATAAAAAGTTGTCACTTGCTACATATAGAGATTTTACATTATTGGAATTTATTTTTTTAGGTTTTGCAACTGTTTTTTTTCTCCATTTATAAATTCCATCTGGTAGAGCAAACCAAAAATGATTTTTAGATTCAGCAATCTCTCTTATTTGACCTACTTTTTGTAAGATTGGATGTCTGAATTGCTTATGTTTAATTAAATGAAAAACCCCCAGATTCGTGCCAAACCAATAATTTCCTTCATTATCTTCTAGCATACAATTAATTCTGATATTACTTGGTGCATTTTTAAGTATATTTTTTAATCGTACAATTTCAAATGAAGAAAAGTCTGAAGTATATTTATAAATTGAGTCACCAGCGTTAATCCAAAAATTTCCTTTAGTATCTCTATATATGAATGGGATATCGGAAAAAACTGAAGAAAAATTAGTTTTAAAATCTAGAAATGTTTGTTGTAATTTTCCATTTTGGATGGATGAAATAAATAGATTATTTTCTGAATATATAAGGGTGCTGTCTTTAGATATTGCGAATAAATTCAGAAGGCTTTCATTATGCGACAGTTTTATTTCAGTAGTTTTTTTTTCTATAACTTTTAATAATTTGGAAGGAGATGTTGATTCATCATTAGGAGTATCAAATTGAGTACTAAGAATCAATTTTGTAGTATCGTCTGCAATACTGATGTTCAATGTCATGTTATCTGAAATCTGTTCGATTTTTTGAAGCTCGATGTCATAGGTATACGCTGATGTTGCTGACGAAATCCATAGTTTTTTTTGATCAGGAGTTATTTTAAAAACAGAAGATAAGTCGATATTTTCCTCGTTGTACTTTACTGGTAAGCTTGAAAAAATTTCAGTATATGGGTTTAATACATTTATTCCTGCACCTAATGTTCCTAAATAAATTAAGTTGTTATTTAGTTGGGTAATTGTTCTTACCCAATTGGCTTGTAGTGCTGTTGAATCTCCAGGTACATATGTGAATTTTTTAAATTGGTTCCCATTAAAGCGGTTTAATCCATATTGGGTACCTAACCAAATAAAACCGTCTTTATCTTGATATAAATCAGAAATCCAATTATTGGATAGTCCACTTTCAATTGTGTAGTGTTTTACATCAAAGGATGAGATATTTTGAGCAGCAAGAGAAAGAGAAAAAATTATAAACCAAATATTTAATAAATAAAAAATATTTTTAAAACTCATTTAATATGAATATAATTGGTTACACTAAGATACTAAAAAACGTTTTTTAAGGTGCTATATCTATAGAAGATATAGCGTTCTTATGTAACTAACAACTTACATACCAGTCTTTAAGTCAAAGTAAATACGTATCAAATACAATGTGTTAATATAAAACATGATGTACTAATGTCTATTGAAGTTTTAGTACAAAAAAACACCCCTCAATACGAGAGGCGTTTTATTTACTTACTTTTTAATAATTTTTTTAACTGTAGATTTTCCGTTAATTGTTATGCGAACAAAATAGATTCCGTTGGTCAATTGATGTTGAATTTCGTTAAGTTTAAATTCATGTATTCCTGAATCAATTTTGGTATGGATTAAAGTTTTGGAAGTGCCATAAACACTAATTACTTCAATTTTTAAATCTGTTTTACTATTCGAATTACCAATTCTTACTTTGGAATTATCATTAATTGAGTTGGGATAAATTGATATTAGATCTGGGAGACTGGAATTACTAGAGATTGAATTTACGCTGGCTTGTAAATTATCTGGATCAGAATCATACCAGGTTCCATTATAAAACCAACCTTCAGAACATCTCTTTAAATCAAGCGTTTGAGAGTTTCCATTATTGCTGAATATAATATTTGAGCAATCGGTATTATTGAAAGTGTATTTGTACCAACCATTACTTTGTAACGTCATAGTTTCACCTGGCCAAGTTGTGGTTAGGTTGGAAGGTGAAACATTCCAAAAGTATATTTCAGGATCACTGTAAGAATCAGATTTGAAATAGATGTTTAAGTCGTTTCCAGTAGGTTGTTCTTCTGGATTGGAGTCATACCAAGTTCCATTGAAATACCAACCATCTCCGCATCGTTGTAAATCATCAGTTTGATTATTTCCGTTACTACTAAAAATCAAATTGGTACAATTCACATTGCTGAACGTGTAGGAGAACCAGCCATTGCCAATATCAGTCATATTTTCACCAGGCCAAGATGTTGTAGTAGTTTCAGGACTTGTATTCCAGTAATATATGTTAGGATTCGAAATGTTTCCTTTGTAATAAATTATTATACTATCAACCGAATCTGGATCTGGATCATCAGGTGTTGTATTATCTCTTGGATCTGTATCAAACCATTGGTTATCTTGAAACCATCCATCTTGAGTCCTAACTAAATCATCAGTTTTTGCATTACCATTATCATTAAATAGTAAGTTTGTACTTGTTACTCCGTTGAATACATATTCATACCAATCTGTATTTCCAATTTGATTCATTTCTGGACCAGGCCAATTGCTAGTAGGTAAAACATCTGGAGATTCATTCCAATAATGAATATTTACTTGCGACCAAGAAGCAGGTTTTTTAAAGTATACATGTAATCCTTGAACTGGTCCGATAGCAAAGTTTTGTGTTATAATATCTGAGGCTATTCCATTACTGTCAAATGCAATTGCTTTTATGGTAGAAGAATTATTGACAGTAAAAGAACTGGTATAACGATTACTAGATTGATTTGGATTGGAATTATCAGTAGTATAGAAAATTTCTAAGCTTCCAGAGCCACCAAAAGCTTCCATTGATACTTGTATTGGATTTTCGGATTGAGTTGTATTTGAATTAATAGTTACAATAGGTTTACTAGGTCCATTAACACAGGTTTCAAAATATCCACCACCACATGGTCCAATTAGCCCTGGTCCGTCTAAAACATAAACTCCAGCAGAACCAGAAGTAACTGAAAAATTGATTCTACCTCCAGAAGCAAAAGTTTCTCTTCCAGTTACAGCATCTCTATACACGCCATCAGTAACTCCAGATATAGAAAATGATGCACTGCCATCTTTGGCTAATCCAACAACAACTTCACTGTTTCCATGAACTCTTTTATAAGAAACAGCATTTCCTGGAGCTTCTTTCCATTCCCAACTTCCTTTTTGTAAAGCGGGGACAGCGCGTCGCATTGCATTTAATTTTTTTATTTGTTGATAGATTTTATGACTTGGAGCCTGATTCATAACATCGCCATAATAAGCTCTACCAGTATTGTCAATGGATTCTTGAATTCCAGCAGCATTATGAATATCTGCATATTCACCCGCTTTAAAGCGCATTTCAGTTCCGTAATATACTGTTGGAATTCCGCGCCAAGTGAACATAAAGTTCATGCATGCCGCTAAGTTCTCGTCGCTTCCTCCATAGCGTCGGTTCCAGTCGTTATTTGGGCCAAAGTCATGGTTGTCTAACCACGTAATTAATGTAGAAGGATCACTGTATAAATGATCGTAACGGGCGGCTGCTTTTACTGTTGGAAATGATTGACCTTCTTCAAAAGTTCCATGAAAAGTAGCCTCTCCGTAAAAATCAATTACGGCTAAATCCAATGGAGCAGAATTATTTACTGCACCACGCCAAGTGTAATAATGAGGATTGGTTTCCTCAACTGGGTGAAGTTCATGTCGCTTTTGAGCAACTTCTCCGAAAATAAAAAGATTTGGATTGATAGCTTTGAATGCGTCAAAGAAATAAAGTACATCCTCTTTGCTCATATGTTTTAGTGTGTCCCAGCGAAAAGCATCTACTCCCATTTCGATATATTTGCGATATGCTTCCACTAAATATTCTCTAACTTTTGGGTTACTTGTATTTAAATCTGGAGTGTCCCCGGCAAGAGCTCGATTATGTAAGTTTTCAATATCATCAAAACCTTGAGCAAATCCATTACCTGAATGATGATACCAATCAGGATCACTTGTGTCCACATAACTTTCTTTTCCTGGGAAATTGTAAGCTGCTAAATTTTGATTATAAGGTGCTGGCATTTTTGCCAAGTTTGCTCTACTCCAAATTAATCCGTCATCTGGGTTTGGTGTAATTCCATCGTATTCCCAATTAGGATTATCAACTGCAGCCCATGGTTTAGTCGGATCGGTGTTGTACTTAATTTCTGCAACATCTTTAATGCCAAATCGTCCTGCATGGTTGGTTACAACATCTAGCACGATTTTCATTCCTCTAGCGTGAACTTCATTGATTAAATCTTGGAAAGTTGCACTAGGTGATTCCAACCTTGGATCAACACGAGTAAAATCCCAAGCATGATACCCATGATAATCTAAAGGACTTCTGTTATGAACAATAGGCGTAATCCAAATTGCCGTAAAGCCCATGTCTTTTATGTAATCTAATTTTTGAATTAAACCTTTAAAATCGCCTCTCCAGGTTACATCATTAGGATTTGTAATACTTGGATTGATATCGGGATCTTCATTATATGAAGACCACTCATTGGGAGCATTATTATTTGGGTCTCCATCATTGAATCTACTTGTAAGTAGAAAGTAAATTGTTTCTTCTCTAAAATCGTTTTGAGAGAAAAGATAGTCGTAAGTTAACATGGTAGTAAAAAGTACCACAAAACTTAGTCTTAAGAAATAAGTTTTCATTAATAATAGGTGAGTTATTGATTAATATGAGGTTGATAAAAATGTAAACAATGGAGTTTCCAATATTACATTGTTCTCGAATTTACCTATTATTATTCTCGAAATTTACAGAGGTTTCAGCCGAAATCGATTTCGTGTTGATAAGTTTTCCAAGTAGTTTAATAATGGCTAGAACTAACTCACTCAAATAAATTCTGTATGGCTAATGGATATGTAAAATGTAGATTATTATTGTATTAAGGTTATTTTACTATTTTTCCTTAATGTCCAATCGTAACTTAGATAATATATAGTGGCGTTATCATTTACTTTTGTGTTGAAATATTTATTAATATAATCTACTGATGACTGTATGGATGTAAAATCTTCCTGATACCATTCGAATATTTTGGATACTTTAATATTGTTCAATGAAATTTGTTTTTATATGAGTCATTTATGAATTCTTTCATTAATTTTCCAGTTTTACTTTTATATTTCAGCAGTGAAAGCAAAGCTTGGGAATTTTGGTCGAGATATCTAACCAGT contains:
- a CDS encoding collagen-like triple helix repeat-containing protein — protein: MITIHNTIKLSLAIIFSLIIFSCSGEDGEQGIEGPQGEQGVTGDTGPQGEAGSANVFYSDWITANYTINGAQVTNLMGLDVLTESELNPDTDVVLVYGRTNESIESRGIYALPYFFSDQNEYYTFGLFEGTNETGIQVRVSSTDSGTKVFTFFMEYRYVIIKSSQSISARQKSEYAKMSFNEIKEKFNIY
- a CDS encoding fibronectin type III domain-containing protein, producing the protein MYKLFNVYILITALMFGCSSEISNDITTTNQNPGNFTINVTNITSSSALLTWSDSIDPDGDIVSYSIYFNGNEISSGLKTTEFLIEKLAHETSYTGRVIANDERNGITERNFSFTTITNTSDDVQISWQKSLGGSNTDVAYAVIQTNDLGYLVAGSTDSVDGDISSNMGGTDCWIVKLDYSGKLIWEKSFGGSDQDVIHDIKETKDGGIIVGAFSSSVGGDVSTNNGMRDFLVFKLDSGGNIIWSTSIGGSKDDILESIIETSDGSFIAVGYTSSDNFNVLGQSDAWVVKLSNEGELLWQQNLGYEMRDIAMSIDETTDLGYIIGGFSESSKDKRNMWIFKLNYDGVLQWEKFYVGTENEEIASVSETSDNGYIISGYSRSGDGDIGANNGSLDAIVIKTNNEGDITWKKVFGGSDVDGLNEVKQTVDGGYIAIGGSRSSDIDVTQNSGAFDFLILKMGSNGEVLWQKNIGGIGDDIPYSVEQSQDGGYIVAGSWYTNISGQGEGATGDDNFWVLKLE
- a CDS encoding helix-turn-helix domain-containing protein; its protein translation is MDTTHKAQKFSYSLENIPYFLKNSLSEFNEELLLTNPLETLTILSYFATSLYDKNTISEVLWDITENCISYLNLEDCVIYMLDREKKYLVQKAAYGNKTDCKKKIISPLKIKVGNGYVGKTAKTGKYNRIDDVTLSNIYIKDDLKRKSELTVPIYIDNNIIGVLDSEHSQKAFFTDNHVYLFHLIAKLTELKLKQVINQKSSINITGDNKYFKKLEILMTKEKIFRDPNISLINIANQLKISGNYLSQLINTITGKNFADYINSFRVEDAKLKLTNNRFLNYTVISIGLESGFNSKSTFYSAFKKMVGISPSIYRKTT
- a CDS encoding hybrid sensor histidine kinase/response regulator transcription factor — its product is MSFKNIFYLLNIWFIIFSLSLAAQNISSFDVKHYTIESGLSNNWISDLYQDKDGFIWLGTQYGLNRFNGNQFKKFTYVPGDSTALQANWVRTITQLNNNLIYLGTLGAGINVLNPYTEIFSSLPVKYNEENIDLSSVFKITPDQKKLWISSATSAYTYDIELQKIEQISDNMTLNISIADDTTKLILSTQFDTPNDESTSPSKLLKVIEKKTTEIKLSHNESLLNLFAISKDSTLIYSENNLFISSIQNGKLQQTFLDFKTNFSSVFSDIPFIYRDTKGNFWINAGDSIYKYTSDFSSFEIVRLKNILKNAPSNIRINCMLEDNEGNYWFGTNLGVFHLIKHKQFRHPILQKVGQIREIAESKNHFWFALPDGIYKWRKKTVAKPKKINSNNVKSLYVASDNFLYTVGKNAKNNTSLLKINPNQNNIESVSLATINLQKDACWKIIEDRNQRLWISQWDKLVVYNPKKGTAFEIKVFKKNIGIIDIFKDNSDNLWLATISSGLLQISNLSKLNASSNFSFISHTHNPNNHNSISSNLIQSIEQDENGTIWIGTDGGLNKMDKKNNTFKRYIRNEYMPNDKILSVLSDKNGRLWLSTVSHGILSFDINSEKFESFMASDGLYNNSMLISSKLMDSNGNIWLGSEGGLQFFNPKNLISNTAKSRSIIWESLTKFRRDTNLVYKFPKQNKTYKNTLFIEPKDQSIRFKFQTISFENQQKIKYHFKLNGLHKNWLPPQDIGEITLSSIPKGNYNLEIKATYNDQLIGTYNPISITVIPSWYKTDIAYLIYTLLIGLSIFAFYKIQVKNKIAKTEKEFISNLSKAKTRWFNQIAHEFRTPLTIILGATDQIKSDQNHSQKSKTSKHLTQIENQTHHLSNQVQKILEIAQMQDNKLDVQLNQGDFIAFAKYLCNSFNSMAVEKGICINFKSSHAKKELLFDEDKWRKIISNLISNSIKYNRINGKIDVSVSVLEQSQNLEIKVRDNGIGMNEKFLSQLFNPFSKEKPLNKQGVGLGLTLTKELVNLLKGTIRVKSKKHKGTTISIIAPFELPKPKANFSNHDFVFDENDQRPIILIAEDNEEVMDYMNFCLSSKYNLLKAANGKIAWDLCKKHLPDLILSDIMMPELDGIELSKKIQENEVTNHIPLIFLTSKSSRESKLKGLKTGAEDYIIKPFNRETLILRIENIINSRKKLQKKYKNEEITSLSKNKKIDSFMSKAIQIIHKELDNDEFGVPDFAEKLNISRIHLFRKIKNLTGLPPNKFIRRIRLQKSKELLHNHKYTISEIAYQVGFKDPAYFTRVFKEEFKKSPSEFRKNYF